One genomic region from Amycolatopsis sp. FBCC-B4732 encodes:
- a CDS encoding uracil-DNA glycosylase: MTARPLQDIVEAGWAEALEPVAPQVAAMGEFLRAEIAAGRTYLPAGEHVLRAFKQPFHDVRVLIVGQDPYPTPGHAVGLSFSVAPDVRPIPKSLVNIYKEYADDLGHPLPANGDLTPWADQGVLLLNRALTVQPGKSNSHQGKGWEEVTEQAIKALAARSEPMVAILWGRNARNLRPLLGEVPCIESAHPSPLSAHNGFFGSRPFSRANEMLEKQGAAPVDWKLP; this comes from the coding sequence GTGACCGCACGACCGCTGCAGGACATCGTCGAGGCAGGCTGGGCCGAGGCCCTGGAACCGGTGGCGCCGCAGGTCGCCGCGATGGGGGAGTTCCTCCGCGCGGAGATCGCCGCGGGCCGGACGTACCTGCCGGCAGGTGAACACGTGCTGCGGGCGTTCAAGCAGCCGTTCCACGACGTGCGCGTGCTCATCGTGGGCCAGGACCCGTACCCGACGCCCGGGCACGCCGTCGGCCTGAGCTTCTCGGTGGCGCCGGACGTCCGGCCGATCCCGAAGAGCCTGGTCAACATCTACAAGGAGTACGCCGACGACCTCGGCCACCCGCTGCCGGCCAACGGCGACCTGACGCCGTGGGCCGACCAGGGCGTGCTGCTGCTCAACAGGGCGCTGACCGTGCAGCCCGGCAAGTCGAACTCGCACCAGGGCAAGGGCTGGGAAGAGGTCACCGAGCAGGCGATCAAGGCCCTCGCGGCCCGGTCGGAGCCGATGGTCGCGATCCTCTGGGGCCGCAACGCCCGCAACCTGCGCCCGCTGCTGGGCGAGGTCCCGTGCATCGAGTCGGCGCACCCCAGCCCGCTCTCGGCGCACAACGGCTTCTTCGGGTCGCGGCCGTTCAGCCGCGCGAACGAAATGCTGGAGAAGCAGGGCGCGGCCCCGGTCGACTGGAAACTCCCGTAG
- a CDS encoding gamma carbonic anhydrase family protein, with protein MPIYALGSLEPTIHPDAYVHPDATVIGDVRIGAFASVWPQTVLRGDHGYIEIGERSNVQDGCVLHCTERHPTILGPSSAIGHAVHVEGATIGTGCLIASGSVVLNGSVIEDGGMVGAGAVLSYGSYVKTGEIALGVPAKVRENKSFGPESIAMVVDSYVGRGQRFRTELRRLDPLG; from the coding sequence ATGCCGATCTACGCACTCGGTTCGCTCGAGCCGACGATCCACCCCGACGCCTACGTCCACCCGGACGCCACGGTGATCGGCGACGTCCGGATCGGCGCGTTCGCGTCCGTCTGGCCGCAGACCGTGCTGCGCGGAGACCACGGCTACATCGAGATCGGCGAGCGCTCGAACGTCCAGGACGGCTGCGTCCTGCACTGCACCGAGCGGCACCCGACGATCCTCGGGCCGTCGTCGGCGATCGGGCACGCGGTGCACGTCGAGGGCGCGACGATCGGCACCGGCTGCCTGATCGCGTCCGGTTCGGTGGTGCTCAACGGCTCGGTGATCGAGGACGGCGGCATGGTCGGCGCGGGCGCGGTGCTCTCGTACGGCTCGTACGTCAAGACCGGGGAGATCGCGCTCGGCGTGCCCGCGAAGGTGCGGGAGAACAAGTCGTTCGGCCCGGAGAGCATCGCCATGGTGGTGGATTCCTACGTCGGGCGCGGGCAGCGGTTCCGGACCGAGCTGCGGCGGCTCGACCCGCTCGGGTGA
- a CDS encoding glycoside hydrolase family 27 protein — translation MLLLIVLTWLLSLTAPPPSRANDLAATPPMGWNSWNQVRCYDLTEDVVKRAADALADTGLRDAGYQYVVVDDCWQAPARAADGSLQADPKRFPHGIAELADYVHSRGLFFGIYAVPGSRTCAMANDAYPASGIGSLGHERQDAETFDRWGVDYLKYDWCNADTVDGLDRKAAFAKMRDELAALPRPIVYAISEYGVSSPWTWARPVANLWRTTDDLVPTWDSVLATIDQQAGVAVHSGAPGGWNDPDMLQVGNGTLTADESRAHFSVWAVLNAPLFAGTDPAKLGDADLTTLANPEAIAVDQDFAGGQGRRLDAGPGYQVWGKPLTGGGFAVVLLNTGSTTATVSASIPGSWTVRDVWAHQEVGTGVSASLRPHAAALLKLTPR, via the coding sequence GTGCTCCTCCTCATCGTGCTGACCTGGCTGCTCAGCCTGACCGCCCCGCCGCCATCGCGGGCGAACGACCTGGCCGCCACGCCGCCGATGGGCTGGAACAGCTGGAACCAGGTCCGCTGCTACGACCTCACCGAGGACGTCGTCAAGCGGGCGGCCGACGCCCTCGCCGACACCGGTCTGCGTGACGCGGGTTACCAGTACGTCGTCGTAGACGACTGCTGGCAGGCCCCCGCCCGGGCCGCGGACGGCTCGCTGCAGGCGGATCCGAAGCGGTTCCCGCACGGCATCGCCGAGCTCGCCGACTACGTGCACTCGCGCGGCCTGTTCTTCGGCATCTACGCGGTGCCCGGCAGCCGGACGTGCGCGATGGCCAACGACGCCTACCCCGCGTCCGGCATCGGCTCGCTCGGCCACGAACGCCAGGACGCCGAGACGTTCGACCGCTGGGGCGTCGACTACCTCAAGTACGACTGGTGCAACGCCGACACCGTCGACGGCCTCGACCGGAAGGCCGCGTTCGCGAAGATGCGCGACGAGCTCGCCGCGCTGCCCCGCCCGATCGTCTACGCGATCTCCGAATACGGCGTCTCGAGCCCGTGGACCTGGGCGCGGCCGGTGGCGAACCTCTGGCGCACGACCGACGACCTCGTCCCGACCTGGGACTCGGTGCTCGCGACGATCGACCAGCAGGCCGGCGTCGCCGTCCACAGCGGCGCTCCCGGCGGCTGGAACGACCCGGACATGCTGCAGGTCGGCAACGGCACGCTGACCGCCGACGAGTCCCGCGCGCACTTCAGCGTCTGGGCCGTGCTGAACGCGCCGCTGTTCGCCGGCACCGACCCGGCGAAGCTGGGTGACGCGGATCTCACGACGCTCGCCAACCCCGAGGCGATCGCCGTCGACCAGGACTTCGCGGGCGGACAGGGACGGCGGCTCGACGCGGGCCCCGGCTACCAGGTGTGGGGAAAACCGTTGACCGGCGGCGGTTTCGCGGTGGTGCTGCTCAACACCGGCAGCACCACCGCGACCGTCTCCGCGTCGATCCCCGGCTCGTGGACCGTCCGGGACGTGTGGGCGCACCAAGAGGTCGGCACCGGCGTCTCGGCGTCCCTGCGGCCGCACGCGGCGGCCCTGCTGAAGCTCACTCCGAGGTGA
- a CDS encoding GNAT family N-acetyltransferase has product MRIVPVPYDHPDAAKLMAAVQQVYVERYGSEDATPMSPADFDPPEGLFLIGYQGGEAVACGAWRAHDGPAPDFRDGDAEFKRMYVADSARGRGFARMILSELERTAALCGRKRAVLETGTKQPEAIALYTSSGYAEIPNFGVYKNEPESRCFGKDLTSE; this is encoded by the coding sequence GTGAGAATCGTTCCGGTCCCCTACGACCACCCCGACGCGGCCAAGCTCATGGCCGCGGTGCAGCAGGTGTACGTCGAGCGCTACGGCAGTGAGGACGCCACCCCGATGAGCCCGGCGGACTTCGACCCGCCGGAGGGCCTGTTCCTCATCGGCTACCAGGGCGGGGAAGCCGTCGCGTGCGGTGCGTGGCGCGCCCACGACGGCCCCGCGCCGGACTTCCGGGACGGCGACGCCGAGTTCAAGCGGATGTACGTCGCCGATTCCGCCCGCGGCCGCGGGTTCGCGCGGATGATCCTGTCCGAGCTGGAACGCACGGCGGCGCTGTGCGGCCGCAAGCGCGCGGTCCTGGAGACCGGCACCAAGCAGCCCGAGGCCATCGCGCTCTACACGTCGTCCGGCTACGCCGAGATCCCGAACTTCGGCGTCTACAAGAACGAGCCGGAAAGCCGCTGCTTCGGCAAGGACCTCACCTCGGAGTGA
- a CDS encoding thiamine-phosphate kinase — protein sequence MSPNDGTVAETGEFALIRAVTEGRRQPPGTLLGPGDDAAVVAAPDGRVVASTDVLVQGVHFRLDWSPPEHVGRKAVAVNLADIAAMGATPTTVLVGIACPPDTPREVVTGLADGMWAEAERAGVGVSGGDMVRADQLVISVTALGDLGDREPVTRSGARPGDLLAVCGRLGWAAAGLAVLGRGFRSPVGVVNAQRCPEPPYEAGPRAALAGATAMIDVSDGLLADLAHIGEASGVGIDVRTADLDVPARLTEVGAALGADPLDWVLTGGEDHALVATFPPFAELPEGWRTIGVVTMADSGITVDGKPFSREAGWTHWR from the coding sequence GTGTCACCGAACGACGGAACGGTCGCCGAGACCGGGGAGTTCGCGCTCATCCGCGCCGTCACCGAAGGACGGCGCCAGCCGCCGGGCACGCTGCTCGGCCCGGGTGACGACGCCGCCGTCGTCGCCGCGCCCGACGGCCGCGTGGTCGCCAGCACCGACGTGCTCGTGCAGGGCGTGCACTTCCGGCTCGACTGGTCGCCGCCCGAGCACGTCGGGCGCAAGGCCGTCGCGGTCAACCTGGCCGACATCGCCGCCATGGGCGCCACGCCGACCACCGTCCTGGTCGGGATCGCCTGCCCGCCCGACACCCCCCGCGAGGTCGTCACCGGCCTCGCCGACGGCATGTGGGCCGAGGCCGAGCGCGCCGGCGTCGGCGTTTCCGGCGGCGACATGGTGCGCGCCGACCAGCTCGTGATCAGCGTCACCGCGCTCGGCGACCTGGGCGACCGCGAACCGGTGACGCGCTCGGGCGCCCGGCCCGGCGACCTCCTCGCGGTCTGCGGGCGGCTCGGCTGGGCCGCCGCCGGGCTGGCCGTGCTCGGGCGCGGGTTCCGCTCCCCGGTCGGCGTCGTCAACGCCCAGCGCTGCCCGGAACCGCCGTACGAGGCCGGTCCGCGCGCCGCGCTCGCCGGGGCCACCGCGATGATCGACGTCTCCGACGGCCTCCTCGCCGACCTGGCCCACATCGGTGAGGCCTCCGGCGTCGGCATCGACGTCCGCACCGCCGACCTCGACGTCCCCGCGCGGCTCACCGAAGTCGGCGCCGCGCTGGGCGCGGACCCCCTGGACTGGGTGCTGACCGGCGGGGAGGACCACGCCCTCGTGGCCACGTTCCCGCCCTTCGCCGAGCTGCCCGAGGGCTGGCGCACGATCGGCGTCGTCACGATGGCCGACTCCGGGATCACCGTGGACGGGAAACCGTTTTCGCGAGAAGCGGGCTGGACGCACTGGCGCTGA
- a CDS encoding Lrp/AsnC family transcriptional regulator, with amino-acid sequence MVHAYILIQTEVGKAAAVAAEISSIPGVTSSEDVTGPYDVIVRATADSVDQLGQLVVAKVQNVEGITRTLTCPVVHL; translated from the coding sequence GTGGTCCACGCATACATCCTCATCCAGACCGAGGTCGGCAAGGCAGCCGCGGTGGCGGCCGAGATCTCGAGCATCCCGGGCGTGACCAGCTCGGAGGATGTCACCGGACCGTACGACGTCATCGTCCGGGCGACCGCCGACAGTGTCGACCAGCTGGGCCAGCTCGTGGTCGCGAAGGTGCAGAACGTGGAAGGCATCACGCGGACGCTGACCTGCCCGGTCGTGCACCTCTGA
- a CDS encoding DUF3515 domain-containing protein: MPDSDTGAPPRVVLVTATALAVALAVAVAVFALTQRSSSDTAGPLPLVPVPAPFAGSPGCTTLLGAVPTELTSNGASLKVRALADPAPPATVAWGTDDPLVLRCGLNRPPELTPTAALRLVNKVQWLQVPGEGASTWYVVDREVYAALTVPDSAGTGPLQQISDTVAAKLAPQPLRFS; the protein is encoded by the coding sequence GTGCCTGATTCCGACACCGGAGCCCCTCCCCGCGTGGTGCTCGTCACCGCGACCGCGCTCGCCGTGGCCCTGGCGGTCGCCGTCGCCGTCTTCGCGCTGACCCAGCGCTCCTCCTCGGACACCGCGGGACCGCTGCCCTTGGTCCCGGTGCCGGCGCCCTTCGCGGGTTCACCCGGCTGCACGACGCTGCTGGGCGCGGTGCCGACGGAACTGACGTCCAACGGGGCTTCTCTGAAGGTGCGCGCCTTGGCCGACCCGGCCCCGCCGGCGACGGTCGCGTGGGGCACGGACGACCCGCTGGTGCTGCGCTGCGGCCTGAACCGGCCCCCGGAGCTGACCCCGACGGCGGCGCTGCGGCTGGTGAACAAGGTGCAGTGGCTGCAGGTGCCGGGCGAAGGCGCGTCGACGTGGTACGTCGTGGACCGCGAGGTCTACGCGGCGCTCACGGTGCCGGACAGCGCCGGGACCGGGCCGTTGCAGCAGATCTCGGACACGGTGGCCGCGAAGCTCGCGCCGCAGCCGCTGCGGTTCTCCTAG
- a CDS encoding D-alanine--D-alanine ligase family protein translates to MSEKIRVAVVFGGRSSEHTISCLSAGSVLGHLDPARFEAVPVGITREGRWVLGTGDSAQLAIRGRELPSVDDGKGLVLAGDPSSQGLVAVEAGRESELLSQVDVVFPVLHGAFGEDGTIQGLLELAGIPYVGPGVLASAAAMDKETAKKLLAAEGLPVGTYTALRRDQSTLDEQAKSRLGLPVFVKPSRAGSSVGISRVTAWDDLDAAIELARATDPKVLVEAAVVGREVECGVLEFPDGRVEASLPAEIRVLSEDENAWYDFETKYLGDDAELDIPAKLDDALTEKLRAMAVEAFKALDCQGLARVDFFVGEDGELTINEVNTMPGFTTKSAYPKMWEVTGVDYPTLLSTLVDTAIARGTGLR, encoded by the coding sequence ATGAGCGAGAAGATCCGGGTGGCCGTCGTGTTCGGTGGGCGCAGCAGCGAGCACACCATTTCCTGCCTGTCCGCGGGCAGTGTGCTGGGCCACCTGGACCCCGCGCGGTTCGAGGCCGTGCCGGTCGGGATCACCCGCGAAGGCCGCTGGGTGCTCGGCACCGGCGACTCCGCGCAGCTCGCCATCCGCGGCCGGGAACTCCCCTCCGTCGACGACGGCAAGGGCCTCGTCCTCGCCGGTGACCCCTCCAGCCAGGGGCTCGTCGCCGTCGAGGCCGGGCGGGAAAGCGAGCTCCTTTCCCAAGTGGACGTCGTCTTCCCGGTGCTGCACGGCGCCTTCGGCGAGGACGGCACCATCCAGGGCCTCCTCGAACTCGCCGGCATCCCGTACGTCGGGCCCGGCGTCCTCGCCAGTGCGGCCGCCATGGACAAGGAGACGGCGAAGAAACTCCTTGCCGCCGAAGGGCTTCCGGTCGGGACCTACACCGCGCTCCGCCGTGACCAGTCCACTTTGGACGAGCAGGCCAAGAGCAGGCTCGGCCTGCCCGTCTTCGTCAAGCCGTCGCGCGCCGGGTCGTCGGTCGGGATCAGCCGGGTGACCGCGTGGGACGACCTCGACGCCGCCATCGAGCTGGCCCGCGCCACCGATCCGAAGGTGCTCGTGGAGGCCGCCGTCGTGGGCCGCGAGGTCGAATGCGGCGTGCTGGAATTCCCGGACGGCCGCGTCGAGGCGTCGCTGCCCGCCGAGATCCGCGTGCTGTCCGAAGACGAAAACGCTTGGTACGACTTCGAAACCAAGTACCTCGGGGACGACGCCGAGCTGGACATCCCGGCCAAGCTCGACGACGCCCTCACCGAAAAGCTCCGCGCCATGGCCGTGGAAGCCTTCAAGGCGCTCGACTGCCAGGGCCTGGCCCGCGTCGACTTCTTCGTCGGCGAAGACGGCGAGCTGACCATCAACGAGGTCAACACCATGCCCGGCTTCACGACGAAGTCCGCCTACCCGAAGATGTGGGAGGTCACCGGCGTGGACTACCCGACGCTGCTGAGCACCCTCGTCGACACCGCGATCGCCCGCGGGACGGGTCTGCGCTAG
- a CDS encoding PLP-dependent aminotransferase family protein, whose protein sequence is MSHADTALPVSLDRAAVTPLAVQLADALREAAASGHLRGGDRLPSTRALAGRLGVSRTVTSAAYEQLHAEGWIAGRHGSGTYVTTPPSFSASQVPAPAVPAPEAVTPSLLDLGPGTPWAEGLDRAAWRRAWRAAADPEPLSRAHRAGLPEYRAAVSEHLLRHRGLAAGSVLATGGTTAAVVELAAAVLERGDVVAVEEPGYQRAVQAFRRAGMRVVGVPVDEEGLRPDAIPPGARAVYCSPAHQYPMGSRLSAARRVSLVELARSAGMLVIEDDYDGELRFDVAPLPMLAALAPDVVVHLGTTSKILTPTLGAGWMVAPEAITSAVLAYRDLTGTRPSPAGQRVLYEFARNGDLGRHLRKLRREMAERRTLLAGALAAADIPVRGDDAGAHLVVPFSSAAVEAGVIASAERRGIRLDGLARHFADTPSAHGVAIGYAGCSRDALAAALPTLVSLLR, encoded by the coding sequence GTGTCCCACGCCGACACCGCGCTCCCGGTCAGCCTCGACCGCGCCGCCGTCACGCCGCTGGCCGTCCAGCTGGCCGACGCGCTGCGCGAGGCCGCCGCTTCCGGTCACCTCCGCGGCGGTGACCGGCTCCCGTCGACGCGGGCGCTGGCCGGCCGGCTCGGCGTCAGCCGCACCGTGACGTCGGCGGCGTACGAGCAGCTGCACGCCGAGGGCTGGATCGCCGGGCGGCACGGGTCCGGGACGTACGTGACGACGCCGCCGTCGTTTTCGGCTTCGCAGGTGCCGGCGCCCGCCGTCCCGGCGCCCGAGGCCGTGACGCCTTCGCTGCTCGACCTGGGCCCCGGCACGCCGTGGGCGGAGGGCCTCGACCGCGCGGCCTGGCGCCGCGCCTGGCGGGCGGCGGCCGACCCCGAGCCGCTGAGCCGCGCCCACCGCGCGGGCCTGCCCGAGTACCGCGCGGCGGTGTCGGAACACCTGCTGCGCCACCGCGGTCTCGCCGCGGGCTCGGTGCTCGCGACCGGCGGCACGACGGCGGCGGTGGTCGAGCTGGCCGCGGCGGTGCTGGAACGCGGGGACGTCGTCGCCGTCGAAGAACCCGGCTACCAGCGCGCGGTGCAGGCGTTCCGCCGCGCGGGCATGCGGGTCGTGGGAGTGCCGGTGGACGAGGAGGGCCTGCGCCCGGACGCGATCCCGCCGGGCGCGCGGGCGGTGTACTGCTCGCCGGCGCACCAGTACCCGATGGGCAGCCGGCTGAGCGCGGCGCGGCGGGTGTCGCTGGTGGAGCTGGCCAGGTCGGCCGGGATGCTGGTCATCGAGGACGACTACGACGGCGAACTGCGCTTCGACGTCGCCCCGCTGCCGATGCTGGCGGCGCTGGCCCCGGACGTCGTGGTGCACCTGGGGACGACGTCGAAGATCCTCACGCCGACGCTGGGCGCCGGGTGGATGGTGGCGCCGGAGGCGATCACGTCGGCGGTGCTGGCGTACCGGGACCTGACCGGAACGCGGCCGTCGCCGGCGGGGCAGCGGGTGTTGTACGAGTTCGCCCGCAACGGCGATCTGGGGCGGCACCTGCGGAAGCTGCGCCGGGAGATGGCCGAGCGGCGGACGTTGCTGGCGGGCGCGCTGGCGGCGGCGGACATCCCGGTCCGCGGCGACGACGCGGGCGCGCACCTGGTGGTGCCGTTCTCCTCGGCCGCGGTGGAAGCCGGCGTGATCGCTTCGGCCGAGCGGCGCGGGATCCGGCTGGACGGACTGGCGCGGCACTTCGCGGACACGCCGTCCGCGCACGGCGTGGCGATCGGGTACGCGGGGTGTTCGCGGGACGCGCTGGCGGCCGCTTTGCCGACGCTGGTGTCCTTGCTGCGCTGA
- a CDS encoding pyridoxamine 5'-phosphate oxidase family protein — translation MLSPTPRTTLGRKKHRAATDRSALHAVLDEGLICHLGVVRDGVPLVLPTGYGRDGDTLYLHGSTGAASLRTASRDLEVCVTVTLLDGIVYSRSVNNHSMNYRSAVILGQAKPVEEAEAKMHGLKVLTDHLAPGSWDHAREVNAKEFAAVSVLALDLTEASVKMRAEGPGDEPEDVEADAAWAGVLPVRTVFGAPEPSEDLSPGWAVPEHVAGR, via the coding sequence ATGCTTTCCCCCACCCCCCGCACCACGCTCGGCCGGAAGAAGCACCGCGCGGCGACCGACCGTTCGGCGCTGCACGCGGTCCTCGACGAAGGGCTCATCTGCCACCTCGGCGTCGTCCGCGACGGCGTCCCACTGGTCCTCCCGACCGGCTACGGCCGCGACGGCGACACGCTCTACCTGCACGGATCGACCGGCGCGGCCAGCCTCCGCACGGCGTCGCGGGACCTCGAGGTGTGCGTCACGGTGACGCTCCTGGACGGGATCGTGTACTCGCGCTCGGTGAACAACCACTCGATGAACTACCGCAGCGCGGTCATCCTCGGGCAGGCGAAGCCGGTCGAGGAGGCCGAAGCGAAGATGCACGGCCTGAAGGTGCTCACCGACCACCTGGCGCCGGGCTCGTGGGACCACGCGCGCGAGGTCAACGCGAAGGAGTTCGCCGCGGTGAGCGTGCTCGCCCTCGACCTCACCGAGGCGTCGGTGAAGATGCGCGCGGAGGGCCCGGGCGACGAGCCGGAGGACGTCGAGGCGGACGCGGCGTGGGCCGGGGTGCTGCCGGTGCGGACCGTGTTCGGGGCGCCGGAGCCGTCCGAGGACCTCTCCCCCGGCTGGGCGGTGCCGGAGCACGTCGCCGGCCGCTGA
- a CDS encoding dihydrofolate reductase family protein, translating to MRALGVTMNVTLDGVVQGPGRPGEDTRGGFRHGGWGTRYQDHVLAEEMGRGMSRAGDMLFGRRTWEDFTAAWSGREDGNPFTTHLNAVTKYVASATLDDAGAWQNSVLLRGDATRTVAELKAGPGADLSVVGSASLVRALHAAGLVDRYTLLIHPLTLGTGARLFDEAAPLTEFTLTRSVTTTKGVLIAHYDRRAAA from the coding sequence ATGCGCGCGCTCGGCGTCACCATGAACGTCACCCTCGACGGCGTCGTCCAGGGCCCCGGAAGGCCCGGCGAGGATACCCGCGGCGGCTTCCGCCACGGCGGCTGGGGCACCCGGTACCAGGATCACGTCCTGGCCGAAGAGATGGGCCGCGGCATGAGCCGGGCCGGCGACATGCTCTTCGGCCGCCGGACGTGGGAGGACTTCACGGCGGCGTGGAGCGGGCGCGAGGACGGCAACCCGTTCACCACGCACCTGAACGCCGTCACCAAGTACGTCGCCTCGGCCACCCTCGACGACGCGGGCGCGTGGCAGAACTCGGTGCTGCTGCGCGGGGACGCGACGCGGACCGTCGCCGAGCTGAAGGCCGGTCCCGGCGCCGATCTCTCGGTCGTCGGGAGCGCGTCGCTCGTGCGGGCGCTGCACGCGGCCGGCCTGGTCGACCGCTACACGCTGCTGATCCACCCACTGACGCTGGGCACCGGCGCGCGGCTCTTCGACGAAGCCGCGCCGCTCACCGAGTTCACGCTCACCCGCAGCGTCACGACCACCAAGGGCGTGCTCATCGCCCACTACGACCGGCGAGCGGCAGCCTGA
- a CDS encoding cell wall metabolism sensor histidine kinase WalK, translating to MKRFFAKWYRAWQRTRLGTRITLGLGALALVVFAAVGVTMVGIMHGYLDRRLDEQLSKSQNTQLPLLRETHGSPQSVYSWYSALYKVRDGVATPEPGGRLPGNAKQLAKIAAEAVNGDVTRNIFLSDDGPYRVRACPVDNGSVLLSAAPQKDLDGTVQQLIWVEVAAFSLALGVLVVVGRLVLRRGLRPLADMAGTAHDIASHDLTASPALPARASGTGGGAEVDELRTAFNVMLAHIDTSLAAKTEANERLRRFVADASHELRTPLTSIRGYADLFRYAAANEPAEREAHLAKIREETARMTVLVDDLLLLARLDARAAETPLRPERVDLAELAGDAADAFAAGRPDHPVSSSLAPAFVSADPLRLRQVLDNLLANAAVHTPPGTPVHVSVSSSPGEAVVAVTDAGPGIAPADQERIFDRFFRVDDSRTRGNGGTGLGLSVVQSLVTAHGGTVSVASEPGRTEFTVRLPLAGRSGR from the coding sequence GTGAAGCGCTTCTTCGCGAAGTGGTACAGGGCCTGGCAGCGCACGCGGCTGGGCACCCGGATCACACTCGGCCTCGGGGCGCTCGCGCTGGTCGTGTTCGCGGCCGTCGGCGTCACGATGGTCGGGATCATGCACGGCTACCTCGACCGGCGGCTCGACGAGCAGCTGTCGAAGAGCCAGAACACCCAGCTGCCGCTGCTGCGCGAGACGCACGGCTCGCCGCAGTCGGTGTACTCCTGGTATTCGGCGCTGTACAAGGTGCGCGACGGCGTCGCGACACCCGAGCCCGGCGGCCGGCTGCCGGGCAACGCCAAGCAGCTGGCGAAGATCGCCGCCGAAGCGGTGAACGGCGACGTCACCCGTAACATCTTCCTGTCCGACGACGGCCCGTACCGGGTGCGCGCCTGCCCGGTCGACAACGGCTCGGTGCTGCTCTCGGCCGCCCCGCAGAAGGACCTCGACGGCACCGTGCAGCAGCTGATCTGGGTCGAGGTGGCCGCGTTTTCGCTCGCCCTCGGCGTCCTGGTGGTCGTCGGACGGCTGGTGCTGCGCCGCGGCCTGCGCCCGCTGGCCGATATGGCCGGGACTGCGCACGACATCGCGTCCCACGACCTCACGGCGAGCCCGGCCCTGCCGGCGCGCGCGTCGGGCACCGGCGGCGGCGCGGAGGTCGACGAGCTGCGGACGGCGTTCAACGTGATGCTGGCGCACATCGACACGTCGCTGGCGGCGAAGACCGAGGCGAACGAGCGCCTGCGCCGGTTCGTCGCGGACGCGTCGCACGAGCTGCGCACGCCGCTGACGTCGATCCGCGGTTACGCGGACCTCTTCCGCTACGCGGCGGCGAACGAGCCGGCGGAACGGGAGGCGCACCTGGCCAAGATCCGCGAGGAGACCGCGCGGATGACGGTGCTCGTCGACGACCTCCTGCTGCTGGCCCGCCTCGACGCGCGAGCGGCCGAGACGCCGTTGCGGCCCGAGCGCGTCGACCTGGCCGAGCTGGCCGGCGACGCGGCGGACGCGTTCGCCGCCGGCCGGCCGGACCACCCGGTTTCTTCTTCGCTCGCACCGGCTTTCGTTTCCGCGGACCCGCTGCGGCTGCGGCAGGTGCTCGACAACCTGCTGGCCAACGCCGCCGTGCACACCCCGCCGGGGACGCCGGTGCACGTCTCGGTGAGCTCTTCCCCCGGCGAGGCCGTCGTGGCGGTCACCGACGCCGGGCCGGGGATCGCGCCGGCCGACCAGGAGCGGATCTTCGACCGCTTCTTCCGCGTGGACGACTCCCGCACCCGCGGCAACGGCGGCACCGGCCTGGGGCTTTCGGTGGTCCAGTCCCTGGTGACGGCCCACGGCGGCACGGTTTCGGTCGCTTCGGAGCCGGGCCGCACGGAGTTCACGGTCAGGCTGCCGCTCGCCGGTCGTAGTGGGCGATGA
- a CDS encoding response regulator transcription factor encodes MQTSETVRLLVVDDEPHIADLVATVARYEGWQAVTAGSGKAALTEAAAFAPDIVVLDLMLPDLDGFTVLDRLRENGNAVPVVFLTAKDATADRIAGLTRGGDDYLVKPFSVEELMARLRAVLRRSHGGAQSAARGAVLRVGDLTLDEDSREVRRGERAAELTPTEYELLRYLMRRSPSVLTKAQILDHVWEYDFGGRSNVVELVISHLRRKVDAGGGEPLIHTVRGVGYVVRQANR; translated from the coding sequence GTGCAGACCTCCGAGACCGTGCGCCTGCTCGTCGTCGACGACGAGCCGCACATCGCCGACCTCGTCGCCACCGTCGCCCGGTACGAGGGCTGGCAGGCGGTCACGGCGGGGTCCGGCAAGGCCGCGCTGACCGAGGCGGCGGCGTTCGCCCCGGACATCGTCGTGCTCGACCTGATGCTGCCCGACCTCGACGGCTTCACCGTGCTCGACCGCCTGCGCGAGAACGGCAACGCGGTCCCCGTGGTGTTCCTCACGGCCAAGGACGCGACGGCCGACCGGATCGCCGGGCTCACCCGCGGAGGTGACGACTACCTCGTGAAACCGTTTTCCGTCGAGGAGCTGATGGCGCGGCTGCGGGCGGTGCTGCGGCGCAGCCACGGCGGTGCGCAGTCCGCCGCGCGCGGCGCGGTGCTGCGGGTCGGGGACCTCACGCTGGACGAGGACAGCCGCGAGGTCCGCCGCGGCGAGCGCGCCGCCGAGCTGACCCCGACCGAGTACGAACTGCTGCGCTACCTCATGCGCCGGTCGCCGTCGGTGCTCACCAAGGCGCAGATCCTCGACCACGTCTGGGAGTACGACTTCGGCGGCCGGTCCAATGTGGTCGAACTGGTCATCTCGCACCTGCGGCGCAAGGTCGACGCGGGCGGGGGCGAACCGCTGATCCACACCGTGCGCGGCGTCGGGTACGTCGTGCGCCAGGCCAACCGGTGA